In Geotalea uraniireducens, one genomic interval encodes:
- the nifH gene encoding nitrogenase iron protein, which translates to MRQIAIYGKGGIGKSTTTQNTVAGLASIGKKVMIVGCDPKADSTRLILHAKAQATVMDMVRELGTVEDLELSDVMKVGFGDVKCVESGGPEPGVGCAGRGVITAINFLEENGAYTPDLDFVFYDVLGDVVCGGFAMPIRENKAEEIYIVCSGEMMAMYAANNIAKGILKYASSGKVRLGGLICNSRNTDREDELIEALAAKLGTQMIHFVPRDNQVQRAELRRMTVIEYSPDHKQANEYRELARKISENKMLVVPTPLSMDELEELLMEFGIMEADDESVVGVAEAAAK; encoded by the coding sequence ATGAGACAGATCGCAATTTACGGCAAAGGCGGCATCGGCAAATCGACAACAACCCAGAACACGGTGGCAGGTCTGGCATCCATCGGCAAAAAAGTGATGATCGTCGGCTGCGACCCGAAGGCCGACTCCACCCGGCTGATCCTCCACGCCAAAGCGCAGGCGACGGTTATGGATATGGTTCGTGAACTCGGCACGGTTGAGGACCTGGAACTGAGTGATGTCATGAAGGTTGGTTTTGGTGACGTCAAGTGTGTCGAATCCGGTGGCCCGGAGCCGGGGGTTGGCTGCGCCGGCCGCGGCGTCATCACCGCCATCAACTTCCTCGAAGAGAACGGTGCCTATACCCCTGATCTCGATTTCGTCTTCTACGACGTTCTTGGCGACGTCGTCTGCGGCGGGTTCGCCATGCCGATCCGGGAGAACAAGGCGGAAGAGATTTATATCGTCTGCTCCGGCGAGATGATGGCCATGTACGCTGCCAACAACATCGCCAAAGGTATTCTCAAATATGCTTCCTCGGGCAAGGTGCGGCTCGGCGGGCTGATCTGCAACTCCCGTAATACCGACCGTGAGGATGAGCTGATCGAGGCGCTGGCGGCCAAACTCGGCACCCAGATGATCCACTTCGTTCCCCGCGACAATCAGGTTCAGCGGGCCGAGCTGCGGCGGATGACGGTCATCGAGTACTCTCCTGATCACAAACAGGCCAACGAATATCGCGAGCTGGCCCGGAAGATCTCCGAGAACAAGATGCTGGTGGTGCCGACTCCGCTCTCCATGGATG
- a CDS encoding ANTAR domain-containing response regulator, which translates to MRIKIRFKVVISLRIALVCDDEPIIRMSLKNKLLELGFAEIVECSDGEQAVQLALDRLPDIAILDVSMPKKDGMTAAREIRSKLKIPIILLTACCDPDTVQRAKESGISGFLAKPFREHDLWPAIELACAHAEEVEILKEQIDDLKETLESRKIIEKAKGVLMKNQGLSEPEAFRKMQKLAMDKRKSMRQIAEAILLTEA; encoded by the coding sequence GTGCGGATTAAAATTCGATTCAAGGTGGTGATTTCATTGAGAATTGCTCTGGTGTGCGATGATGAGCCGATTATCCGGATGAGCTTAAAAAATAAGCTCCTCGAACTCGGTTTTGCTGAAATTGTGGAATGCAGTGATGGCGAACAGGCGGTCCAGCTGGCGTTGGACAGGCTCCCGGATATTGCAATCCTCGATGTTTCGATGCCGAAGAAAGATGGGATGACCGCTGCCCGGGAGATCAGGAGCAAGCTGAAGATTCCGATCATCCTGCTGACGGCGTGCTGCGATCCCGACACGGTACAGCGGGCCAAGGAGAGCGGGATCAGCGGCTTTCTGGCCAAACCGTTCCGCGAGCATGACTTGTGGCCGGCTATCGAGTTGGCTTGCGCCCATGCCGAAGAGGTTGAGATCCTGAAAGAGCAGATCGACGATCTGAAAGAAACGCTTGAAAGCCGGAAGATTATCGAGAAGGCGAAAGGTGTGCTCATGAAAAACCAGGGTCTGTCAGAACCCGAGGCGTTCCGCAAGATGCAGAAGCTGGCAATGGACAAACGGAAAAGCATGCGCCAGATCGCCGAGGCGATCTTGCTGACCGAGGCATAG
- a CDS encoding efflux RND transporter periplasmic adaptor subunit encodes MKKPLILVPVLLLVATAGYFLTRHNTPAAGTIKVSGNIEVTEVQVSFKIPGRIRERLVDEGEDVKAGQTVALLDDEDYRLEVAQRQQEVAAFAAQLRELATGYRKEDIARADAAVRGAQAEAERRQLDFTRQQELYRREVIPKRDFDTAKASYETTQATLREALAQQQLLHRGPRQEQIDAARARMKQAEEALALARTRLGYTTLTAPLAGLVLAKHAEAGEQVVAGTPVITVGDVRNTWIRAYINETDLGRVKVGQHARIRTDTYPNKVYDGTVSFIAQDAEFTPKNVQTEKERVKLVYRIKITVPNPNRELKPGMPADAEIIIGESN; translated from the coding sequence ATGAAAAAACCGTTGATCCTGGTCCCCGTGCTGCTGTTGGTAGCAACAGCCGGCTATTTCCTGACCCGGCACAACACTCCGGCCGCCGGCACGATCAAAGTCTCGGGCAATATCGAAGTGACCGAGGTGCAGGTGAGCTTCAAGATCCCCGGCCGGATACGGGAACGACTCGTGGATGAAGGGGAAGATGTCAAGGCCGGACAGACGGTGGCACTGCTCGACGACGAAGATTATCGGCTGGAGGTAGCGCAGCGGCAGCAGGAAGTGGCTGCCTTCGCCGCCCAGCTGCGGGAGCTGGCCACCGGTTACCGCAAAGAGGATATTGCCCGGGCCGATGCCGCCGTCAGAGGAGCGCAGGCGGAAGCGGAGCGCCGGCAACTCGATTTCACTCGCCAGCAAGAACTCTATCGCCGCGAAGTCATTCCCAAGCGCGATTTCGACACCGCCAAGGCCAGCTATGAAACGACCCAGGCTACCCTGCGCGAGGCGCTCGCCCAGCAACAGCTGCTGCACCGCGGCCCCCGCCAGGAGCAGATCGATGCCGCCAGAGCCCGGATGAAGCAGGCGGAAGAAGCGCTAGCCCTGGCCCGCACCAGGCTCGGCTATACGACGCTCACCGCGCCGCTCGCCGGCCTGGTCCTGGCAAAACACGCCGAAGCAGGCGAGCAGGTAGTGGCGGGCACGCCGGTCATTACTGTCGGCGACGTCCGTAACACCTGGATCAGGGCCTACATCAACGAAACCGATTTGGGGCGGGTCAAGGTAGGCCAGCATGCCCGGATCAGAACTGATACCTACCCGAACAAGGTCTATGACGGGACCGTTTCCTTCATCGCCCAGGACGCCGAATTCACCCCCAAGAACGTGCAAACCGAAAAGGAACGGGTCAAGCTCGTCTACCGGATCAAGATCACCGTACCTAACCCCAACCGGGAACTGAAGCCGGGAATGCCGGCCGATGCGGAAATCATCATCGGCGAGTCGAACTAG